AGAACGCGGCGCCGATCCCCGCGACGTCCCGGGCGAGCGCGGCGATCCAGTCCTCCCCGGCAAGATCGAACAGGGCCGCGGCGGTGACGAGGTCCGTCGCGTCCGTCAGGGCCGCCGCCGGACCGGCCGCGAGGTCGAGGGCGCGAAACCGCACCGCGATCCGGGCGCCGTCCCGGTGCAGGGTCAGGCCCTCCTCCGTCTCCTCCGCCGTCCCGGCCCAGGCCGCGAAGCGCGCCCGGGCGGCGGCGAGCAGGGCGGGATCGTGGTCGACGAGCACCCAGTCCTGCGCCGGTCCCAGATGAGGCGCCAGCGCCCGCAGGTTCGAGCCGGTGCCGCAGCCGAGATCGACCGCCCGCACCGGGCCCGACCGGGCTCGGGCGAGCGCGGCGGCGAGGGTCGCGACGAGGCTCGCGTCGCGCGCCGCGTGGTCGGCGGGCTCGCGCAGGGCGAGCCAGTCGGGGCTGAAGCCGCTCATGACGTCCTCAAGGCCGCGGCGACGGCCGCGGCGGTCGCGGGCCAGTCCGGCAGGCGCTGCCCCGCCGCCCAGGACGCGGCGGCGGCCTCGGCGCGGCACTCGGGATCGGCGATCAGGTCGCGCAGGGCGGCGGCGAGCGCGGCTGCGTCGCCGGGCGGCACCGCGCGGCCCGCCCCCGCCGGCACCGTCTCGGCGGCCGCGCCCCCGGTGGTGGCGACGAGCGGCAGGCCGCGGGCCAGGGCTTCCGTCAGGGCCATGCCGTAGCCCTCGAACAGCGAGGCCGAGACCGCGAGGTCGGCCTGCGCGTAGAGCCGCTCCAGGGCGTCCGCCGTCACCGCCCCGGCGAGCGCGACCCGCTCCCCGAGGCCCGCCGCCGTGATCCGGCCGCGCAGGGCGGCCACCGCGTCCGGCGCCCGCGCGAGGCTGCCCGCGATCGTGAGCGACCAATCGAGATCGGTGAGGGCAGAGAGCGCCCGCACCAGCACGTCGTAGCCCTTGCGGGGCGACACGGTGCCCACCGCGAGGAGGCGGACGTGGGGGCCGGGCCGCGGCACGACCCGCGGGGCGGGGGGCGTGCCGGGCTCGGCGACGGCGATCCGCTCCGGCGGCACGCCGAACTCGGACGCCAGCATCCGGGCGGTGAAGCGGCTCGTGGCGATCACGCGGGCCGCCAGCCCGAGCGCCGCGCGCTCGCCCGCGACCAGCGCCGCCGCCCGCGCCGGCGACAGGCCCGTCTCGTACCCGAGGGGATGATGCACCAGAGCCGAGACCGGTCGCCCGGCCGCGCGGACGATCTCGGGTGGCAGCGCCCCGTAGGCGAGGCCGTCGACGAGGAGGGCGGCGTCGCGCGGCACCGCGGCGAGGCGCGCGGCGGTGCCGGCGAGGTCGTCGGGGGTGGGGTCCGGAAAGCCGCTCGGCAGGGCGAGGTGGGTGGCGGCAATCCCCAGCGCCGGCAGGTGGCCCAGGAGCGCGCGGTCATAGGCGTAGCCCCCGGTCGGGGCCGAGAGGTCGCCCGGGACGGCGAGGACGAGGCGCATCAGGCGAGCGGCGCCTCGAACCAGGCCCGGGCCAGGTGGGATTCGTGCAGGGTGACCCGGATGCGGCTCACGCCCTCGCCGCCGGGCCCGAGATCGCCGGCGCGGGTCGCCGCGGCCATTGCCGCGTGGATGTGGCCGCACAGGAACTCGGTCGTGGTGTTCGTGCCCGAGAACTCCGGCAGGTCGTCGAGGTTGCGGTAGTTGAGCGGCGCCAGCACGGCTTTCAGCGCCTCGCCCGCCCGGCCGATATCGACCACGACCCCGTCCGGGGTCAGGGTCTCGCGGAAGAACGCCACGTCGACCACGAAGGTCGCCCCGTGCAAGCCTTGCGCGGGACCGAACAGGTCGCCCTTGAAGCTGTGGGCGATCATCACGTGGTCGCGGACCTCGACGGCGTACATGGGGCTCCTTTCAGTAGCGGATCACGGTGCACAGGCCCGGCGCGCCGGGCTCGAGGAGCCGCGGCAGGGCGGCGGGCAGGTCGTCGAAGGCGACCTCCTCGGTGAGGAGGGCGTCGAGACGGGGATCGCGCAGGAGGTCGAGGGCCTTGGCGAGGCGCCGGCGATGGCTCCAGCGCGGGCGGCGCGAGGCCGCCACCGCCCCGACCTGGCTCGCGACGAGGCGCAGGCGCCGGGCGTGGAAGGCGAGGCCGAGCGGGGCGGCGACCGGCGCGTCGCCGTACCAGCTCAGCTCGACGATTCCCGCCTCCTCGCCGGCGAGCGACAGGGCGAGGGAGAGGCCCGCCTCGCTCGCGCTGGCGTGGACGACGATGTCGGCGTCGGGCGTCGCCGCCTCCGGCAGCGCGAAGGCGAGGTCCAAGCCCTGCGCCGTCCCGGCCCGGGCCGGGTCGCGGTCGATCACCTGGACCTCCGCCTCCGGCAGGCCGGCGCAGAGATGGGCGACGAGGAGCCCGACCACGCCGCCGCCGACCACCGCGATCCGGTCCCCGGGCCCGGCGCCCGAATCCCACACGGCGTTGAGCGCCGTCTCCATGTTGGCGGCGAGCACGGCGCGGCGCGGCGGCAGGCCCTCCGGCAGCGGGCAGAGGGCCGCCGGGGCGGCATTGAAGGCCTCCTGATGCGGCTGGAGCGCGAAGACGGGCGTGCCGTCCTCGGTCTCGGCCACCGCGCAGTAGCCGTACTTGACCGGGAAGGAGAACTCACCGCCCTGCGCCGGCGCCCGCATCCGGTCGGCCACCGCGTCCGGCACGCGGCCGTGGAAGACCAGCCGCTCGGTGCCGCGGCTCAGGGCCGTCCACAGGGTCCGCAGCCGGACCTCGCCCTCGCCGGGCGCGGGCAGGCGCTCTTGCCGCAGCTCCGCTTGCCCGGCCGCGCTATACCAGAGCGCCCGCACGGCCTCCGCCGTGCCGCTCCCGGATGCCTGACGATGCCGCACACCGACTCCTCGGTCGTCCCCCTCGCGGAGGGGCCCGCCCGCGCTCCTCTCACGACGCCGACGGGCCTGCAAGCCTGCCCGACCCTGCGGCGCCGCCGCCTCCTGGTGCTCGGGCTCAACCTCGCGACCATCTCGGGGTTCGCGGCGGCCCTGTGGGGCGTGCTGGCGCAGGACGGCGTCGACGGGATCGACCTCGCGCTCCTCGCCTGCGGCCTCGCCACCCTGCCCTGGACGGTGCTGGGATTCTGGAACGCCGCGATCGGCTTTCAGCTGATGCGGGCCGGCCGCGCCGGCCTGATGGCGGCCGCGCCGCAGGCCGCAGCAGGGGAGGGGCAGGGGCAGGGGGAGGGGGAAGCGGACGCGCCGCTCCACCTGACCACCGCCGTGGTGATGACCCTGCGCAACGAGGACCCGGCCCGGGCGCTGTCGCGCCTCGCCCTGGTGCGCGAGAGCCTGGTGCGCACCGGCCACGGCGGCGCCTTCCGCTACCACGTGCTGAGCGACAGCGACGACCCCCGGGTGATCCCGCTCGAGGAGGCCTGGGTCGCGACCTGGCGCGCCGGCCTGCCCGCCGAGGAGGCCGACCGGATCCATTACCGCCGCCGGGCCGAGAATGCCGGCTACAAGGCCGGCAACCTGCAGGATTTCTGCGCCGGCAGCGACGCCGACCTGATGCTCCCCCTCGACGCCGACAGCCTGATGACCGGGCCGGCGATCCTGCGCCTCGTGCGGATCATGCAGGCGCATCCGCGCCTCGGCATCCTGCAGAGCCTGGCGGTGGGGGCGCCGGCCGCGGGCGCCTTTCCCCGCCTGTTCCAGTTCGGCATGCGCCACGGCATGCTGCCCTACACGCTCGGCGCCGCCTGGTGGGGGGCGGAATGCGGCCCGTTCTGGGGCCACAACGCGGTCGTGCGCATCGCCCCCTTCGCCGCCCATTGCCGGCTGCCCTCCCTGCGCGGCGGCGGTGCGGTGCTCTCCCACGACCAGGTCGAGGCGGTGCTGATGCGCCGGGCCGGCTACGAGGTCAGGGTACTGCCGATCGAGGAGGGCAGCTTCGAGGACAACCCGCCGACGCTCCTCGACCACCTCGTCCGCGATGCCCGCTGGTGCCGCGGCAACATGCAGTACCTGCGTCTGCCCCCGATGCCGGGTCTCCTGCCGATGAGCCGGTTCCAGCTCGCCTGGGCGGTCCTGATGTTCCTCAACCCGCCGGCCCTGACGCTCGCCCTGCTGCTCCTGCCGTGGCGGGCCGCGACGCAAGCCGGCCCGGCGACGGGCGCGGCCGCGCTCTACCTCCTGTGGCTCCTGCTCTCGCTGGCGCCGAAGCTCGCCGGCTACGCCGCCGTGCTGGCGGACGGGCGGGCGCGGGCGGCCCATGGCGGGGGCTTGCGCTTCCTCGCCGGGATGCTGGCCGAGGTCGCGGCCTCGTTCCTGCTGCTCGGCGCGTCGTCGGTGCGGCTCACCGCGGTGCTGGCCGGTCTCCTCGTCGGCCGCGCCGGGTCCTGGGCGGCACAGGACCGCGACGCGCGGGGCCTGCGCTGGCGCGAGGCTCTGCGCGCCTTGGGCGGCGTCACGCTGTTCGGGATCCTCGTCTGCGGGGCGCTCACCGTCGTCTCGCCGGCGCTCCTGGCCTGGAGCCTGCCGCTGACGCTCGGCAGCCTGCTCGCCGTCCCCTTCGCGGTCCTCACCGCGGCCCCGGGCGTCGGCCGTGCCATGGTGCGGTCCGGCCTCTGCGCGACGCGGGAGGAGATCGCGCCGCCCTGGGAGATCGCGCGGCTGCGCGGTGGTGGCGCGGACGTGCGAACCCCGCGAGGGCTGCCCTGATACCGCAGCACCTTGGAACGGACCCGTTCCAAGGTGCTGGCTAAGCCCGAATGGGCGTCGGCGCTGATGCGCCGGACGCCTTGGCATCGACGTGTCGATGCCAAGGCGCGAGGGTATGAGGGGCGAGGTCGTTTGCGCTTGGTGACGATGACGGGCGGGGCCGGCAGAGCCGCTCGGTGCAGCCATGCCGGCCGTTCCCGCTCGCACCGCGGTCTACCGCCGGAGCCGATGACGCCTCCTGCGGTGGTGCTCAGCGCGGGCGGAACCCGGGGTTGATGTTGCCGGGATTCAGGACCGCGCCGGTCCTGCCCAGGTTCTTGGCGGTCGCGGCGTCCTGGCCGACCAGCGGGTTGGTCTTCCCGACCTGAGTGGGAGGAGCGTAGGTCGCGCCGGGCCGCACGGCGCCGGGGCCCGCGGCATAGCCCGGCCGCGCGTAGCAGGCCGCACCCTGGCAGGCGGCGGCGGGCGTGGCCGCGAACACGCTCATCGTGGCCAGCACGGCGGCGCCCAGCATCAATCCACGCATCGTGATGATCTCCCTCTCGCGTCGAGAGCGAGGGTGGGTCGCAGCCGAGACAGTACGAGAGCGCGCCGCGACGGCGCTCGATTGCGGGCGCCGCCGATTGTGCTCGTTCGGCACGATCCTGGGACTGGTGCGTTGCGGTTCCGATGCCCCTCGCCGGATCCATCGATCCTGACACAACTTAGAAACATCTTGCGGGTGCGCGCCTATCGTCACTTGTGACGATGCTGGGCCCTGCCGACACTCTTTCTCAAGAATATCGTGAGGTGACGGACAGTCCTGCCTGCCCGCCCCGCCCGCCGATCCCATCGACGCCGCGCCGCGATGCCCGGTCTTCCGCCGGGACGGGCGCCGCGGCGGTCTCCCTCAATCCGCGAAGTCCCGCTTCAGCCCCCGGCGCGTCCGGTGCCGGTCGAGCGCCAGATCCACGAGGCGGGTCAGCAGCTCCGGATACGAGACCCCGGAGGCCTCCATCATCTTCGGGTACATGCTGATCGAGGTGAAGCCCGGCAGGGTGTTGACCTCGTTGAGGTAGAACTCCCCGCTCTGCCGGTCGAGGAAGAAGTCGACGCGGGCGAGCCCGCTGCATTCGAGCGCCTCGAAGGCCCTGAGCGCGAGCGCCCGCACCCGCTCCATCCGGTCCGGGTCGATCCTCGCCGGCAGGTCGACGGTCGCGCCCTCGGGGTCGAGGTACTTGGCGGCGTAGGAGTAGAAGTCGTGATGGGCCTGCGGATTCAGCTCGCTCGCGACGCTGACGAAGGGCGGGTCGCCGTCGAGCACCGCCAGCTCGATCTCGCGGGCGTCGATGCCCTGCTCGACCAGCACCTTGACGTCGTACCGGAAGGCGTCGGCCAGCGCCGCGGGGAGATCGGCCCAGGCCTTGACCTTATGGATGCCGACGCTCGATCCCATGTTGCAGGGCTTGACGAAGACCGGGAGCGCCAGGGTCGCGGCGATCTCGTCGAGGGAGACCGCGCCGCGCTCGTAGGCCCGCCGGGTGAAGGCGCGGTAGGGGGCGATCGGAATGCCGGCGAGGCCGGCGAGCCGCTTGGTGACGTCCTTGTCCATGCCGACCGCCGAGGCCATCACGCCCGAGCCGACATAGGCGGTCTCGGTCAGCTCCAGCAGGCCCTGCAAGGTCCCGTCCTCGCAGAGCGGCCCGTGCAGGACCGGGAACACCACGTCGATCTCCGAGCGCTCCGCTCCGGCCTCGAGGCCGACGATGGCGGCGCGCCCGTCCGGCCCTTGCGCCAGGCGCACCTCGGGGCTCTCCGGCGGGATCGCCAGCGACTCGTCGCCGGTCTGCGCGATCCGGCGCAGGTCGTGGCGCTGCCAGCGCCCGCCCTTGTCGATGCTGACCGGAATCACCTCGAAGCGGGTGCGGTCGAGGTGGCGCACCACCGAGGCGGCGGAGCGCAGCGAGACCTCGTGCTCGCCGGATCTGCCGCCGTACAGGACGGCGACGCGGGTCTTCTCGGTCATGCGCGTAACCCTCGGATTCCCCTGGCAACCCTGATCCCGCGGCACGCCCGTGCCCCGCGCGGGGACCCTGCTTATCGCCCGGGGAAGATTTCAGAAACCCTACGAGGCGGAGCCGGTCGACCTCGATGAGGGGGAGCCGGATGGGCCGAGCTCGTCCCGCATCAGGGCGAGGAAGTTCTCGGTCACGGCGCTCGCCGGCGTCCGGTAGAGGGCGCAGACGTCGGCGACCGGGGCCGGCCCGGCGAGGGGGCGGTAGGCGATGTCGGGCCGCGGCAGGGCGCCGATCGAGGCGGGCACCAGGGCGACGCCGAGGCCCGCCGCCACGAGGTTCACCAGCGAGGCCGATTCGACCACCTGCTGCACCAGGCGCGGCGCGAAGCCGGCGGCGAGGCAGGCGTCGCGCAGATAGGCGGCGAAGCGCGAATCGCGCAGGCGCAGCGACACGAAGGCCTCCCCGGCGAGGTCGCCCAGGGCGATCTCGGCGCGGGCCGCGAGGCGGTGTCCGGCCGGCAGGGCGACGCCGACCGCCTCGGGCCAGGCGCGCAGGGTCCGCAAGGACGGATCGTCCGGCGGGTGGCGCAGGAAGCCGAGATCGGTGCGGTGGGCGTGCAGCGCCGCCGGCTGCTCGCCCAGCGGCATCTCGTGCAGGCGCACCAGCACGCCGGGATAGAGCTCGCCGAAGCGGCGGATCAGCCGCCCGAGGGGGCCGGCGAGGATCGAGCCGGTGAGCCCGATGTCGAGGGTGCCGGTGCGCCCGGCCCCGACGGCCCGTGCCTCGGCGCAGGCCTCCTCCATCTCCGCCAGGACGGCCCGCGCCCGGGCCAGGAAGGCGCTGCCGGCCGGGGTCAGGGCGACGCTGCGGCTGGTGCGCCAGAGGAGCGGCGTGCCGAGCTCCGCCTCGAGGTCGCGGATCTGCTGGCTCAGCGGCGGCTGCGACACGCCGAGCCGCTCCGCCGCCGCGGTGAAGCTCAGGGATTCCGCCACCGCCACGAAGTAGCGCAGGTGCCGCAGCTCCACGGGCGACCGACTCCGGGAAGGGGCGTGTCCGGACCGTATCCAGACGAAGGACGACTGGACCATACGCAACGGAATATTGGACGTCCAGGCGGGGCAGCCCCATCCGTGACGCTCCGGACCGGGCATGGAAGAGGGTGTGAACGCCCCCGCACGGGACCGGCATCTCCCGGGAAGGACCGTCCGATGCCCCGCTTCCTCCGCTCGCTGTTCGGCCAGGTCGTGGCCGCGCTGATCCTCGGCGTGGTGCTGGGGATCGTCCGGCCGGACTTCGCGGTGGCGTTGAAGCCGCTCGGCGACGGCTTCATCAAGCTCATCAAGATGGCGATCGCCCCCCTGGTGTTCGGGGTCGTGGTGCACGGCATCGTCGGGGCCGGCGACCTGCGCAAAGTCGGCCGCGTCGGCCTGAAGGCCCTGATCTACTTCGAGGCGGTGACGACGATCGCCCTCGTGCTCGGCCTCGTCCTCGCCGACCTGGTCCGCCCGGGGGAGGGGATGGGGATCGACCCCGCCACTCTCGATGCCAAGGCGCTGGCCGGCTACACGGCGAATGTCGGCCAGGTCACCGACACCACCGCGTTCCTGCTCAAGCTCATCCCGACCACGATCTTCGACGCCTTCACCCGCGGCGACATCCTGCAGGTCCTGATCATCGCGGTCCTGTTCGGCGCCGGCCTGTCGCTGCTCGGCGAGAGCGGCCGGCCGCTCGCCGCCTCGATCGAGCGGATCACCGCGGTCCTCTTCAAGGTGATCGGCCTCATCGTCCGGCTGGCGCCGCTCGGCGTGCTCGGGGCGGTGGCGTTCACGGTCGGGCGCTACGGCGCCGGCTCGCTGCTCCAGCTCGGCAAGCTGGTGGTGACGTTCTACGTCGGCGTCGCGCTGTTCGTTCTCGTGGTGCTCGGCGGCATCCTGCGGCTTTCCGGCTTCAGCCTGTTCAAGCTCCTCGCCTACCTGCGCGAGGAACTGCTGGTGGTGGCCGGCACCGCCTCCTCGGACAGCGTGCTGCCGCAGGTGATGCGCAAGCTCGAGGCTCTCGGCATCCGCGATTCCACCGTCGGCCTCGTCATCCCGACCGGCTACTCGTTCAACCTCGACGCCTTCTCGCTCTACCTCACCCTCGCGACGGTGTTCATCGCCCAGGCCACCGGCACCGCCCTGTCGTTCCACGACCTCGCGCTGATCCTCGGCATCTCGCTCCTCACCTCGAAGGGCGCGCACGGCGTCCCGGGCTCGGCGATCGTGGTGCTCGCCGCCACGCTCTCGGCGGTGCCGGCGATCCCCGTGATCGGCCTCGTCCTGGTGCTGTCGGTCGACTGGTTCATCGGCATCGCCCGGGCGCTCGGCAACCTCGTCGGCAATTGCGTGGCGACCGTGGTGGTGGCCGCCTGGGAGGGCGACATCGACCGCGAGCGCGCCCGCCGGGTCCTCGACGGCGAGGTCCCGGCCTCGACCGACGCCGTGCTGGCGGCGCCCGCCGAAGCTGGACAGGCGAGCGCCCCGGCCATACCCCATGGGCACTGATCGGACACGGGGGACCGCCATGCAGCACACCGACACGGCCCTCGGCGCGGGCGTGATGGCCCGCCTGGACGAGCTCGCGCGCGCCAGCGCCGATCCCGACGGGCTCACCCGCCTCTACCTCACCCCCGCCCACGCGGCCGCCGCCCGGCAGGTGACGGCCTGGATGGAGGAGGCGGGCATGAGCGTCCGGCGCGACGCCGCCGCCACCGTGATCGGCCGCTACGAGGCGGCGATCCCCGGCGCCCCGACCCTGCTCCTCGGCTCGCACATCGACACGGTGCGCAATGCCGGCCGCTACGACGGCAATCTCGGCGTCGTGGTGGCGATCGCGGCGGTCGAGGCCCTGCACCGGACGGCCGAGCGCCTGCCCTTCGCGATCGAGGTGCTGGCCTTCGGCGACGAGGAGGGCGTGCGCTTCCCCGTCACCCTCACGGGCTCGCGGGCGCTCGCCGGGCTGGTCGGGCCCGGCTTCCTCGAGGCCCGCGACGCCGACGGGGTGAGCCTGGCGCAGGCGCTGACCGAGTTCGGCTGCGACCCTGCGGGCGTGAGCGCCCTTGCCCGCGATCCCGCCGCGACGCTCGGCTACCTCGAGGTCCATATCGAGCAGGGGCCGGTTCTGGAGGATGCGGGTCTGCCGGTCGGCATCGTGACGGCGATCGCCGGGGCGAGCCGCCTCGTCGTCACGGTCGAGGGCCGGGCGGGACACGCCGGCACGGTGCCGATGACCCTGCGCCGCGACGCCCTGGCGGCCTCGGCCGAGATGGTGCTGGCGGTCGAGGCCGAGGCGCTGGGAACGCCGGACCTCGTCGCCACGGTGGGCCAGATCGAGGTGCCGCGGGGCGCCGTCAACGTCATCCCGGCCCGCACCCGGTTCAGCCTCGACCTGCGCAGCCCGAGCGACGCCGTGCGCCACGCCGCCCTCGCGCGGCTGCGCGCCACCTGGGAGGCGATCGCCGCCCGCCGCGGCGTGACGGTCGAGGCGCAGGCGAGCTACGACGAGCCCGCCGCCGCCTGCGCGCCCGGGCTGATGGACGCGCTCGCCGAGGGCGTCGCGCGCCTCGGGCTCGCTCCCTTGCGCCTGCCGAGCGGGGCCGGGCACGACGGCCTCGCGCTCGCCGGCCTGTGCCCGATCGCCATGCTGTTCGTGCGCTGCGCCGGCGGCCTGAGCCATTCCCCGGCCGAATCGGTCACGCAGGCCGACGTCGACGTGGCGACGCGCCTGCTCGTCGACGTGCTGCGCCACCTGCGGCCGGATTCCTTGGCCCGGTCCTCGCTTTAGCGGCCGGGCGCCGATCCACCACCCACCAGGAGATCCCCCGTGAAGGAACTGAAGATCAAGGCCGGCCCGTTCGACCTCGTCGGCCGGCTCGAGCTCGAGAAGGCGCCCCAGACCTGCGCCGCCTTCCTCAAGGCGCTGCCCTTCGTGAGCGAGGTCATCCACGTGCGCTGGAGCGGCGAGGGCGTGTGGATGCCCCTCGGCGACCTCGATTTCGGCGTCGGCTACGAGAACCACACCAGCTACCCGGCGCCTGGCCAGATGATCCTGTATCCGGGCGGCATCAGCGAGACCGAGATCCTGCTCGCCTATGGCGGCGTGCACTTCGCGAGCAAGGTCGGGCAGCTCGCCGGCAACCACTTCCTGACCATCACCACCGGCATCGAGCACGTCTACGACCTCGGCCGCATGACGCTGCTCAAGGGCGCCCAGCCGATCCGCTTCGAGGCCATGTAGTCGCCTCGCCCCGCGACGGCCGACCGTGCGGGCGCCGGCCCGCCGCTCCGCTTGTTCTGACAAGATTCCCTTGCGGCGGGACCGCCCGCCCCGTACCCCTGATGCGCCGCCCGTCCGGATGCCCTTTTCTCGGCACCCGGACGGAGCGCGGGGCGCGGGGCGCTTGAGAGATGAACCTGAGACGGTCCTACCGCAGCCTCGTCGGCGGCATCTGGGCGGGCGTGCTGACGACCTGCCTCGGGCTCGCCACGGTGACGGTCTGGACCGACACCCGCGACTACGAGCGCACGATCCGCGACGCGCAGAGCACCGCCGAGGCGGTGGTGCAGGCGCTCGGCCAGGAGGCGAACCGCCTCGTCTCCTCCGTCGACATGCTGCTCAGCGCCGCCGCCGCGCGGGTCGACGCGCACACCTTCGGGGCGAGCCCGAACTACACCCGCCAGCTCCTCTCCGGCCTGATGGCCCACATCCCGGCGGTGATGGCCGTGCGGGTGCTCGACGGCACGACCGCCGGCGTGCTGTTCGGGCAGGGCGGGGCCGGGGCCGAGGGCCGCGCGAGCGACGCCGAGCTGGTGCGCTCCGCCCTGGACGTCGGCCAGTCCGAGCTCGCGATCGGCTGGCCGACCCGGGTCGGGCCGGCCGATTCCTGGTTCGTCAGCGTCGCCCGCCTGGTGATGCCGCGCCCGGGCGAGACGCCGCTGGTGGCGGTGGCCGACCTCTCGCTCACCGAGCTGCAGCGGCTCTACGGCCGGCTCGACCTCGGGCCCAACGGCGCCATCGGGCTCCTGCGCAGCGACGGCGTGATCCTGGTGCGCCACCCCTACGTCCCGGACAAGGTCGGCCGCAGCGTCGCCGGCGGCTCGCTGATGCGGGCGGCCGCCGGCGCGGTCGGCGGCACCTTCGGCGGCAACCCCTCGCCGATCGACGGCGTGCCGCGCTACGGCAGCTTCCAGCGCGTCTCCGGCGCGCCGCTCCTCGTCACCACCGGGGTCTCGAAGGACGAGACGCTGGCCGCCTGGCGCGAGGGCGTGCAGCAGGACGCCGCGGTGGTGCTCGGGATCAGCGCGGTCCTGGTCGGCCTCGGCTTCGGGCTGACCCGGGCCCTGATGCGCCACCGCGACCTCGAGGAGGAGGCGCGGCGCGCCGCCGGCATGCTCTCCGTCGGCGAGGCGCGCTACCGGCTGCTCGCCGAGAACACCAGCGAGCTGATCGTGCTCGCCCACGACGACGGCCGGCGCAGCTACGTCTCGCCGGCGGTGCGGCGCCTCCTCGGCTACACGCCGGAGGAGGCCGCCGCGATGCGCCTGCGCGACTGCGTCCACCGCGAGGACCTCGCGCTCCTGGTGACCCAGGCCCGCCGCCTCGCCGCCGGCGAGGCGCAGGTGAGCGTGGTCTGCCGCGCCCGCCACCGCACCGGGGCCTGGGTCTGGGTCGAGGGGGCGTTCCGGCGCATCCCGGGCGCGGCGCCCGGCGAGCCCGCCATCATCGCGACCTTCCGCGACGTCGG
The sequence above is drawn from the Methylobacterium terrae genome and encodes:
- a CDS encoding zinc-dependent alcohol dehydrogenase, translating into MRQERLPAPGEGEVRLRTLWTALSRGTERLVFHGRVPDAVADRMRAPAQGGEFSFPVKYGYCAVAETEDGTPVFALQPHQEAFNAAPAALCPLPEGLPPRRAVLAANMETALNAVWDSGAGPGDRIAVVGGGVVGLLVAHLCAGLPEAEVQVIDRDPARAGTAQGLDLAFALPEAATPDADIVVHASASEAGLSLALSLAGEEAGIVELSWYGDAPVAAPLGLAFHARRLRLVASQVGAVAASRRPRWSHRRRLAKALDLLRDPRLDALLTEEVAFDDLPAALPRLLEPGAPGLCTVIRY
- the mdoH gene encoding glucans biosynthesis glucosyltransferase MdoH; protein product: MPHTDSSVVPLAEGPARAPLTTPTGLQACPTLRRRRLLVLGLNLATISGFAAALWGVLAQDGVDGIDLALLACGLATLPWTVLGFWNAAIGFQLMRAGRAGLMAAAPQAAAGEGQGQGEGEADAPLHLTTAVVMTLRNEDPARALSRLALVRESLVRTGHGGAFRYHVLSDSDDPRVIPLEEAWVATWRAGLPAEEADRIHYRRRAENAGYKAGNLQDFCAGSDADLMLPLDADSLMTGPAILRLVRIMQAHPRLGILQSLAVGAPAAGAFPRLFQFGMRHGMLPYTLGAAWWGAECGPFWGHNAVVRIAPFAAHCRLPSLRGGGAVLSHDQVEAVLMRRAGYEVRVLPIEEGSFEDNPPTLLDHLVRDARWCRGNMQYLRLPPMPGLLPMSRFQLAWAVLMFLNPPALTLALLLLPWRAATQAGPATGAAALYLLWLLLSLAPKLAGYAAVLADGRARAAHGGGLRFLAGMLAEVAASFLLLGASSVRLTAVLAGLLVGRAGSWAAQDRDARGLRWREALRALGGVTLFGILVCGALTVVSPALLAWSLPLTLGSLLAVPFAVLTAAPGVGRAMVRSGLCATREEIAPPWEIARLRGGGADVRTPRGLP
- a CDS encoding LysR family transcriptional regulator, producing MELRHLRYFVAVAESLSFTAAAERLGVSQPPLSQQIRDLEAELGTPLLWRTSRSVALTPAGSAFLARARAVLAEMEEACAEARAVGAGRTGTLDIGLTGSILAGPLGRLIRRFGELYPGVLVRLHEMPLGEQPAALHAHRTDLGFLRHPPDDPSLRTLRAWPEAVGVALPAGHRLAARAEIALGDLAGEAFVSLRLRDSRFAAYLRDACLAAGFAPRLVQQVVESASLVNLVAAGLGVALVPASIGALPRPDIAYRPLAGPAPVADVCALYRTPASAVTENFLALMRDELGPSGSPSSRSTGSAS
- a CDS encoding dicarboxylate/amino acid:cation symporter, which translates into the protein MPRFLRSLFGQVVAALILGVVLGIVRPDFAVALKPLGDGFIKLIKMAIAPLVFGVVVHGIVGAGDLRKVGRVGLKALIYFEAVTTIALVLGLVLADLVRPGEGMGIDPATLDAKALAGYTANVGQVTDTTAFLLKLIPTTIFDAFTRGDILQVLIIAVLFGAGLSLLGESGRPLAASIERITAVLFKVIGLIVRLAPLGVLGAVAFTVGRYGAGSLLQLGKLVVTFYVGVALFVLVVLGGILRLSGFSLFKLLAYLREELLVVAGTASSDSVLPQVMRKLEALGIRDSTVGLVIPTGYSFNLDAFSLYLTLATVFIAQATGTALSFHDLALILGISLLTSKGAHGVPGSAIVVLAATLSAVPAIPVIGLVLVLSVDWFIGIARALGNLVGNCVATVVVAAWEGDIDRERARRVLDGEVPASTDAVLAAPAEAGQASAPAIPHGH
- a CDS encoding glycosyltransferase family 4 protein, which gives rise to MRLVLAVPGDLSAPTGGYAYDRALLGHLPALGIAATHLALPSGFPDPTPDDLAGTAARLAAVPRDAALLVDGLAYGALPPEIVRAAGRPVSALVHHPLGYETGLSPARAAALVAGERAALGLAARVIATSRFTARMLASEFGVPPERIAVAEPGTPPAPRVVPRPGPHVRLLAVGTVSPRKGYDVLVRALSALTDLDWSLTIAGSLARAPDAVAALRGRITAAGLGERVALAGAVTADALERLYAQADLAVSASLFEGYGMALTEALARGLPLVATTGGAAAETVPAGAGRAVPPGDAAALAAALRDLIADPECRAEAAAASWAAGQRLPDWPATAAAVAAALRTS
- a CDS encoding 6-pyruvoyl trahydropterin synthase family protein, whose product is MYAVEVRDHVMIAHSFKGDLFGPAQGLHGATFVVDVAFFRETLTPDGVVVDIGRAGEALKAVLAPLNYRNLDDLPEFSGTNTTTEFLCGHIHAAMAAATRAGDLGPGGEGVSRIRVTLHESHLARAWFEAPLA
- a CDS encoding D-alanine--D-alanine ligase family protein codes for the protein MTEKTRVAVLYGGRSGEHEVSLRSAASVVRHLDRTRFEVIPVSIDKGGRWQRHDLRRIAQTGDESLAIPPESPEVRLAQGPDGRAAIVGLEAGAERSEIDVVFPVLHGPLCEDGTLQGLLELTETAYVGSGVMASAVGMDKDVTKRLAGLAGIPIAPYRAFTRRAYERGAVSLDEIAATLALPVFVKPCNMGSSVGIHKVKAWADLPAALADAFRYDVKVLVEQGIDAREIELAVLDGDPPFVSVASELNPQAHHDFYSYAAKYLDPEGATVDLPARIDPDRMERVRALALRAFEALECSGLARVDFFLDRQSGEFYLNEVNTLPGFTSISMYPKMMEASGVSYPELLTRLVDLALDRHRTRRGLKRDFAD
- a CDS encoding methyltransferase; translated protein: MSGFSPDWLALREPADHAARDASLVATLAAALARARSGPVRAVDLGCGTGSNLRALAPHLGPAQDWVLVDHDPALLAAARARFAAWAGTAEETEEGLTLHRDGARIAVRFRALDLAAGPAAALTDATDLVTAAALFDLAGEDWIAALARDVAGIGAAFYTALTYDGRETWTPPHPADAAIHAAFLAHQAGDKGFGPAAGPRATDILASAFRRHGYAVETAASPWRLGPDEAALLGELAEGTARAAGEAGRVPAEDAAAWAAARRRPGTAATIGHRDLLALPPTLPLPGSKRTA